tgccactaccagaaatgacatgaccaaggaaactaacttcatgcaaccaaaattcacacttagacaacttggcatacaattgcttctctttcaaaacttgtaacacaatcctcaaatgctcttcatgctcttcttcaAATTTAGAGTAGatgagaatgtcatcaatgaataccaccacgaaccgatccaagtaagtatgaaaaatacggttcatgtactccatgaatactcccggtgcattagtgacaccaaagggcatcaccgaatactcgtagtgtccataccgagtcctgaacgcggtcttctgaatgtcatcttcctttactctaatctggtgatatccggaccttaaatcaatcttagaaaacacactagcacccactaactgatccatcaagtcatcgattcttggaagtggatacttgttctttatcgtcaccttattcaactgccgataatcaacacaaagtctcatacttccatctttcttctttacaagCAATACGGGTGCTCCCCACGGTGATACACTTGGTcttacaaacttcttctcaagcaattcttctaattgcttcttcaattcagataaCTCTGATGCaaacatcctgtacggtgccatagaaacaggtctggtaccaggtacaagatcaatcgtaAACTCAACTTCTCTTTCTGGAGGTACATCAGGAATGTCATCAGGAAACACTTCAGAAAATTCTCTCACCACCTTTAACTCATCAATTCGAACTTGATTCTCAAAAGACAAGGACGCCATCAATGAGAACATTTGCGCTTCGTCTTGCATCAGTTGCTTCAACTGCTTACCATTCAACAAACCAACTCCTTCTTCTTCAAGGGAAGAAAATCTCACCGTGTtgttaaaacaattgatatgaacgtaGTTGCGCttcgcctttttaatgtaacaccccgatatccgctgcacgcatcaaccgtgtcggccaaccgagcatgttacccggcttaatcaataatccccctaggtccgcttatcggctgcccaggaaatattgtttttgcctcccgcaggaatcgaaccatgtacctaggggttaagtacatattcatagcaattcctgctaccaattgaccatatagctcaattggtagcaggaattgctatgaatatgtacttaacccctaggtacatggttcgattcctgcgggaggcaaaaacaatatttcctgggcagccgataagcggacctaggggggattattgattaagccggtaacatgctcggttggccgacacggttgatgcgtgcagcggatatcggggtgttacaattcTTCTTCCCAACCTTCACCTTTCTCTTTTCTCTGCATACAAATCTAACCATTTCTTTTTTCCTTAGGTCTTAAAAGTTGTTGGAATGTGACAAGTTTTTGGCCATAGAAGAAGGTATGTACTTTATGGGTTGTAATCATTTTCTCTCTTATGCAGTAATTGTCTTTGTCTTGATAGAATTCACTCACGTTTGATTTATGTCAAGGATGACTTATTTTCATGTTACTGAATCTTATGATAATTGAGGATACtaagtttattgtttatttaaaaaCCTTAGATGAGTTATTGTTGTTTGATTGTCATCAAAATATGGGTTCTGTCATTAACTGATATGAAACCCCTTTGGGTCCTGTGTTTGGAGTCTTAATGGAAGTGATCTCCGAGTAATATCTAATCTCATTCAAGAATAACTTGAGTGAAATTTCAATTCATATTTAATATAGCTGAATATAATATTAGTACACCATACATGTAAGCAggtttataaaaatggttgcagttGCGATTGCGATTGCGTTAAGACTTTTTTGGTTTCGGTTTCTCTGATATGGGTTTGATTCTAATTGAATGAACATATCAAAAAGACTAAAACTTTGGttcattatattattttttgCAGGTTGACACTGACATGCATATGCCCCTGCTGTTTGTGCTTTACACTAATTGTGAAACTTGCTTTGGAATTGGTAAAGGCTCCACTCCAATGTTAAAATGTTTTTAGTTTATCAATTATATCATACTAtagattttttaagattttttttcatcttttgtttCTTGTTGCAATTCATTTTCATCTTTTGGTTTAGTACttttcaaattcttgatttagcCATTTTTGGAATTGGATTGATTTGTTTGAGTTTGTCTAACAGAAGAAAAAGTATTAATGAGATTATTTAGAGAATTCAGTGTCTTTATTTGCATTTTGCTGCTTTGTTGGATACAGTGCGCATTTGAAGCTGCGAAAGTACGTGTTCAAACTCAATCTGGTTTCGCAAGAGGCCTTTGTGATGGGCTCCCAAAATTTGTCAAATCTGAAGGAGTTTTGGGGTATGGTTATAAACTCTGTAACTTCTGAATTGTTTTTGTATACTAGAGAATGTTGTGTGATTCTATTATGTTGCTCTGAATCCATGCTTGGATTTAGACTGTTATCTAACTAAAACTATCATGATTTCAGGCTGTACAAGGGATTAGTGCCTCTATGTAGCAGCTATATGAGGTTTAGCATTTCATCACAGTTTTGTACTTTGTAATCCTAAGCATAACAACTGCCACTCTGTGATATGTAGCCACTATTAGCTGAACTCCGTGATCAATTGTTTGTGTTCTTGTGCTACTTAGTAAACTGCACTTATTTGTTTACTGTAGAACCAAATTTTTATGTGTGATAGACTTTGTTTTGGTTTCTATCTTTAATGCCTTGCCAAATGTTGCATATTCAACATGTTGCTGTGAATTTGTTTTTGGCTATATTTGTATTGTGTTATTGTACACCACTGGTACTCTATAAAAACGCTTGTTCGGTCGTCGTTTCTCAAGCGCGCCTTCAATCCTTTCACCTTAACGCAGGAGCTGTTTCCAAACTTCAAATGATGGTTCTTTTATCGCTTCAGTTCACAGAAACGCATTATGCAGGCATGTGACTTCcctttgatttatttaataaagggatttgtttgttttgtttgtaaaAATTGTTGGTATTATTTATATCCTTTAGATTTTAGACAAGGAAGCAGTGGAGGAGGTGAAAGGACAAAGAGAAATGCCTGATATAAAGCCGGGTTATATTGTGCAGCTCAAAGTGGTAAGAAAATTTGTTTTTGAAGATATATTGGTACTTGTGCTTTGTGTTCATGAGAATGATACGGTTTTTTCCTATGCCTAATATGATAGGAAGTGCCAGAGAACAAGAGGCGTGTTTCTATTATAAAAGGGATTGTTATTGTAAGGCGTAATGCTGGACTCAATTCTACTTTCAGAATTAGAAGGATGGTAGCTGGGGTTGGGATTGAGTCTTTATTCCCACTGTAAGTATTGCCTTCTATATTTTTCGTATATCTGGTTGTAGACTTGGAAACAAACCTTCGTCCTAGTAGTGTAATAGATCCACCATACACCCAACCATTTTCTTAATCGCACCTTGGTTGGAGTTTTGTAAAACTGAGCTATCATTTCTTAAACTGCTTGTATACATGCTATTTTGAACTGGTAAAACATAATCATGTGATTCATGTTTCTGTTTGTTGGCTTTTAAAAAGGGAGTAGTTATACTAGGAAATGTCTTAATCGATTCACTTGCCTCCCTAAAATAAGAATATATGGAACGGTTTCCTTGGGAACCTTATGATGTTGTGTTGTGTTATGATAATTATTTGAATTCTAGTTACGAGCTCGTTGTTTACGTTCTTTTAAAGCATTTTGGTTTCttcaaaaaataattcaaaaaacacaccttATTTTGGTTTCCAATATGAATTTAATGTGTTGTACTTGTATGTGTGCATGGAATCCAGTTCAATGTGTTTTGTGTTGTGATCTTATAATTTGAAGTTGATTGTGCTTGTAGTCATATTACTTAAGGTTAATTCTTGAGGCATGGGATACATGTGACAGGTATTCACCTAACATAAAGGAGATAAAGGTGCTGGACAAGAAGAAAGTGAGAAGAGAAGAGCCAAGCTCTACTACCTGAGGGATAAAATGAATGCACTTAGATAAATACACTTATTCTCGGTATATCTTCATTTGCACCAATCTTTATCTTGTTGGAAATTTTGTGATTAATAATTTTTGTTATACACTTAAAATGATTATTTCCTCTGTTGCATTGAAACTGTATAAAATTGGAATGATATTACAATTTAGGTGGCTTTGTTATTATGATAAAATGCAATTAAGTTTATATTGGGTGATAAAATCTGTTGACCCCTTTTCATTGGGAGTTACATGTTAGTAATTTTTGACAAAAATGGTTGAATTAGAAACTAATCAACCAAACAGATTCCACATTGATATTAGCCTCTAGTTTAAGACGGATGAACCTTTGAACATGTATTTATAAGCCTTGGGATATTGATAGGAGGATAGTTAGTTTTGATAAtccttgcaaataaaatgttttatGCCACCATTTGAAGTTTTCGTTGTTCAAGTTAGCATAAAAGAACCATCATTTGAAGATTATTTGGTTCTAATTAGTTTTTCTGATATTGCAGTTCATCCTGAAAGTTGGAATCCAATGTGGTCTGCATCAAGGTCAGAGTGTGCACATTTTGTAGTTTGTCACTCAAgtttttatatttagttttggTTCAGGTTTATTAGATGTATAATGTACTTAGTCAATCATATACTGATGCTATTGCCATTGATGTGTAGGCAGTAAAATAATTTGTATTCATAAAATTATagtaatcaaattttaaattctttaaaattAGCGCAAGTGATTGGTGTGTTGGATTAATATAAGCCactaaatttatttacattaaatttatattaaactgtggcaagataaatggtttagaatgcataacatataaccacggttttaaatctgtggtcataaccaaaccgtagctatatcttgaaccaaaactgtatgttaaacgttaaattaaaaccgtggctttaccatatggCCACAGTTTTGTAatcatggcaaatacaaaccgcggccttaatcaagctacctaaaccgtggcctaaaaaacccacggttgtaaaaaaggcgtggtctataccaaaaaaccgtggactttactttaggccacggccgtatactccacagttggatttccgtggccaaaccgtggcctaaGCGTTACGCCacagttattttgcatatagcctcggttttctgggGGTGGCAGGAGGCCATTTTTCCTGTAGTGATaattcgactcgttaggttcatgagtcaactcgatcatatatgaaattaattatattgtgtataagagtaggtttaaaaatttgttcaaaatcttagctctatattttcttttaatttaacggtttcaattgataatttatattctaaaaataattatacaaataaactcAGCGTCATATAAAtttcaatcttataacttttattttattttttatattttttaaaatatatattaattcaaaatgtcaaatatataaaaagaataaCTTTAAAAAATGACTTTTAAATTTGTGAACCAAACGAAatgaacctaacgagttgaaTCGAGTTGTTCGAGAACTTCTAACGAATCGAGTTTGAGCTTGAAAAAGTTTGTAACGAACTCAAAACTTATATTTGAGCTGAACTAATTCTTAAAGAATCGAGCCGAACTAAGGCGAGTTCGACGCGACTCATTTTCAGCTCTAATTTAGTTTGTGCAATtactaattttatgtatttttttaattttataaatgacaattTTAATAATAAGCATATTTTGTTTATAAGTTATGATAATTACTTGTAGTTCATAATATTGTTAATGTAAATGTGAGATGGGTATTTCCATTTATAATTAAGACTCTTCGAGAGAGAAACAAAATTGTGATATGGATCGGTGATTGGACTTTCGATGCGGTACATTGAGCTTTTCGGTACGAAGATGTGAGAGTGTGCCTACAAGGTTAACACTCAACACTCTATTCAATGAAAGAATAGAAAATAGTGAATAGTAGAGATGGATTTGAATTATTAGTAAGTTGATGTCTTCTTCTCTTATATATAACAAAGGTGATTATAATCGCTTCACGCGGAAAGCGACATATC
The window above is part of the Vicia villosa cultivar HV-30 ecotype Madison, WI unplaced genomic scaffold, Vvil1.0 ctg.001062F_1_1, whole genome shotgun sequence genome. Proteins encoded here:
- the LOC131633006 gene encoding large ribosomal subunit protein bL19cz-like, which codes for MPDIKPGYIVQLKVEVPENKRRVSIIKGIVIVRRNAGLNSTFRIRRMVAGVGIESLFPLYSPNIKEIKVLDKKKVRREEPSSTT